The Novipirellula artificiosorum genome has a segment encoding these proteins:
- a CDS encoding TspO/MBR family protein, with the protein MKNRTRWIGLAIFIGICLGAGGIGAIATTSEIESWYKTIETPSWNPPDYVFGPVWTTLFIMMAVAAWRVWKQEGFKPAATPLTLFAAQLGLNVAWSWVFFGMHQPGWAFVEIVILWLAIVATTVAFFRRSKVAGGLMLPYLAWVSFASVLNFAIWRMN; encoded by the coding sequence ATGAAGAATAGGACACGTTGGATTGGACTCGCCATCTTCATCGGTATCTGTCTTGGCGCAGGCGGCATCGGAGCCATCGCTACCACTTCTGAGATCGAAAGCTGGTACAAGACGATTGAAACGCCATCGTGGAATCCGCCGGATTACGTCTTCGGACCGGTTTGGACCACGCTTTTCATCATGATGGCGGTCGCCGCTTGGAGGGTGTGGAAGCAGGAAGGCTTCAAGCCTGCGGCGACGCCACTGACACTGTTCGCCGCACAGCTCGGTCTGAACGTCGCTTGGTCCTGGGTTTTCTTTGGGATGCACCAGCCCGGTTGGGCGTTTGTCGAAATCGTGATCCTGTGGCTGGCGATCGTGGCGACGACGGTCGCATTCTTTCGGAGATCAAAAGTTGCGGGTGGGCTAATGCTGCCTTACTTGGCCTGGGTCAGTTTTGCGAGCGTGCTGAACTTTGCGATTTGGCGGATGAACTGA